The segment GGCCGGACACCGCGACTACGTCCGTGGCGCCCCATGCCTTGGCGAGGTCAAGGCGGTCGGCCGGGTCGCCGATCACTATGATGCGCGCGGCACCCAGATGAGATGCCATGGCGGTGGCGAACAAGCCAAGGGGCCCGGCTCCCTGGATGACCACGGACTGCCATGGCTCCAGCGGGCCGAGCCGGTCGAAGGCTGTGATCACCGTGCGCAGCGCACAGCTGGCGGCGGCGGCCCACTCCGGCTTCACGTTGTCCGGGACCTTGATCTTCCGGGAGGTCGGGTACACGTAGCAGTGCTCCGCGAATCCCCCGACCAGGTAGGGGAAGCTCTCACAGTTCGTTCCATAGTTCTTCCGGTTGGCGCAGAGATTGGGTTGGCCCGCCACCGTGCAGTGGTAGCAGTTGCCGCATCGGCCTTGGGTGAAGAGGATCCGGTCACCGAGTTCGAGCGGTACCCCCATGATGTCGGTTATCCCGTTCGAACCGAACGAGACGATCCGCCCGGCCATTTCATGGCCGGGGATGATCGGTAGCTCAAGGGGCCGGATGGCCGACAAGGACCCGTCCCAAAGATGAACGTCGCTCCCACACACTGTGGCCGCCTCAATCTCGACTAGGACCGCCCCGGCCTCCAGCTCGGGGACGGTAATCTCCCGAATTTCAAGGGGCTCGTTAAAGGCGGTCACTACGGCTGCACGGCTGGTTGTTGGCACGTCAAGAGATGCGCTCATGGTTCTGGCT is part of the Arthrobacter methylotrophus genome and harbors:
- a CDS encoding zinc-binding dehydrogenase, whose product is MSASLDVPTTSRAAVVTAFNEPLEIREITVPELEAGAVLVEIEAATVCGSDVHLWDGSLSAIRPLELPIIPGHEMAGRIVSFGSNGITDIMGVPLELGDRILFTQGRCGNCYHCTVAGQPNLCANRKNYGTNCESFPYLVGGFAEHCYVYPTSRKIKVPDNVKPEWAAAASCALRTVITAFDRLGPLEPWQSVVIQGAGPLGLFATAMASHLGAARIIVIGDPADRLDLAKAWGATDVVAVSGHPDPAARVEAIRELTGGPGSEVVMEFSGARTAFTEGLDMVRRGGRFLVAGQVGPQTVEFQPTAITRGHISVIGSFSASEAEYWRALHFMSVTQDRFDYDRMLSNRYGLEGVTDALRGMQGLSEIKPVIIPGIK